One Kitasatospora sp. NBC_01287 DNA window includes the following coding sequences:
- a CDS encoding isochorismatase family protein, protein MTATTLDRDTALILVDLQKGITAIAADAGIDQVLANAEQLVAAFRERELPIVLVNVTGGAPGRTERPARGGDLPADWADLVLPAQPGDITVSKRTWGAFHGTELDQELRRRGVTQVVIGGVATSVGVESTARAAYEHGYHVTIATDAVADLDPVSHEHSLTRVFPKLGETGGTAELIALLNDRG, encoded by the coding sequence ATGACTGCCACCACGCTGGACCGCGACACCGCCCTCATCCTGGTCGACCTGCAGAAGGGCATCACCGCCATCGCCGCGGACGCCGGCATCGATCAGGTCCTGGCCAACGCCGAGCAGTTGGTCGCGGCGTTCCGCGAGCGCGAGCTGCCGATCGTCCTGGTCAACGTCACCGGCGGGGCGCCCGGCCGCACCGAGCGTCCCGCCCGCGGCGGCGACCTCCCGGCGGACTGGGCCGACCTGGTGCTGCCCGCCCAGCCGGGCGACATCACCGTCAGCAAGCGGACCTGGGGCGCCTTCCACGGCACCGAGCTCGACCAGGAGCTGCGGCGCCGCGGTGTCACCCAGGTCGTCATCGGCGGTGTCGCCACCAGCGTGGGCGTCGAGTCGACGGCCCGCGCGGCGTACGAGCACGGCTACCACGTCACCATCGCCACCGACGCGGTGGCCGACCTGGACCCGGTCTCGCACGAGCACAGCCTCACCCGGGTCTTCCCGAAGCTCGGCGAGACCGGCGGCACGGCGGAGCTGATCGCCCTGTTGAACGACCGCGGCTGA
- a CDS encoding SDR family NAD(P)-dependent oxidoreductase, giving the protein MESQSYLAELFSLDGRVAVVTGGSSGIGRAIAGALARAGASVVIVARREAELAAAVGELTAHGGRAAWVSGDLSTRDGARRVADEAAGVFGEPDILVNSAGVNLRPPMGELGDDVWDTTMAVNLAAPYALGQRFGPGMAERGFGRIIHVTSQQAHRAFVQSGAYGVSKGALESLARSQAEAWSPYGVTCNTLVPGFVMTPLNARLSSDPERVAALAARTMVGRNGLAEDFEGAAVFLASRASAYVTGQSVFVDGGFSVH; this is encoded by the coding sequence ATGGAGTCGCAGAGCTATCTCGCTGAGCTGTTCTCGCTGGACGGACGTGTTGCCGTGGTCACCGGCGGCAGTTCCGGCATCGGCCGTGCCATCGCCGGAGCGCTGGCCCGGGCAGGGGCGAGCGTCGTGATCGTGGCGCGCAGGGAGGCGGAACTGGCGGCGGCGGTAGGCGAGCTGACGGCGCACGGCGGCCGGGCGGCCTGGGTGAGCGGCGATCTGAGCACGCGCGACGGCGCCCGCCGCGTGGCCGATGAGGCGGCCGGGGTGTTCGGCGAGCCCGACATCCTCGTCAACTCCGCCGGGGTGAACCTGCGGCCGCCCATGGGCGAGCTGGGTGACGACGTCTGGGACACCACCATGGCGGTGAACCTGGCGGCGCCGTACGCGCTGGGACAGCGGTTCGGGCCCGGCATGGCCGAGCGCGGCTTCGGGCGGATCATCCACGTCACCTCCCAGCAAGCGCACCGGGCGTTCGTGCAGAGTGGAGCCTACGGAGTCTCCAAGGGGGCGCTGGAGTCGCTGGCCCGTTCGCAGGCCGAGGCCTGGTCGCCGTACGGCGTCACCTGCAACACACTGGTGCCGGGGTTCGTGATGACGCCGCTCAACGCGCGGCTGTCGTCGGACCCGGAGCGGGTGGCGGCGCTGGCCGCGCGCACGATGGTCGGGCGCAACGGTCTGGCCGAGGACTTCGAGGGTGCGGCGGTGTTCCTGGCGAGCCGCGCCTCCGCCTACGTCACCGGGCAGTCGGTCTTCGTCGACGGCGGCTTCTCCGTGCACTGA
- a CDS encoding GNAT family N-acetyltransferase, with protein sequence MRIREAHSNELPLLQEIERAAGRCFRDIGMAAVADDEPLPLDELARYQRAGLAWVAGDGTGAPVAYLIADHVDGSLHVEQVSVHPDSARRGIGRALLDHLADLAAAGGIRALTLTTFTDVPWNAPYYARCGFQPLAEELLGPGLREVRAREAAHGLDRWPRLSMRRTIG encoded by the coding sequence ATGCGCATCCGAGAGGCCCACAGCAACGAACTTCCCCTTCTCCAGGAGATCGAGAGGGCGGCGGGCCGCTGCTTCCGCGATATCGGCATGGCCGCTGTCGCGGACGACGAGCCGCTGCCGCTGGACGAACTCGCCCGATACCAGCGAGCCGGCCTGGCCTGGGTGGCCGGCGACGGGACCGGCGCCCCGGTGGCCTACCTCATCGCAGACCACGTCGACGGCAGCCTCCACGTCGAACAGGTCTCGGTGCACCCTGACAGTGCCCGCAGGGGAATCGGACGCGCGCTCCTGGACCATCTCGCCGACCTGGCTGCAGCCGGCGGCATCCGCGCCCTGACCCTCACCACGTTCACCGACGTGCCGTGGAACGCCCCCTACTACGCCCGCTGCGGGTTCCAACCGCTCGCCGAGGAGCTACTCGGCCCCGGTCTGCGGGAGGTCCGCGCGCGGGAAGCGGCCCACGGTCTGGACCGGTGGCCGCGGTTGTCCATGCGGCGAACCATCGGCTGA
- a CDS encoding alpha/beta fold hydrolase, with product MGGIRLAYQLSGPPDAPPLVLLQALGEGAADWREVTPVLARGRRVYALDLRGDPAWLERLGEITARTLVLAGGPSSHVAQEGIAELAGRLPDGRVVTIPVGHLIHHAAPGEFLAAVSPFLLADGEFGPGS from the coding sequence GTGGGCGGGATCCGGTTGGCCTACCAGCTGTCGGGTCCGCCGGACGCCCCGCCGCTCGTCCTGCTGCAGGCGCTGGGCGAGGGAGCCGCCGACTGGCGGGAGGTGACGCCGGTCCTCGCCCGCGGCCGACGGGTGTACGCGCTCGACCTCCGCGGGGATCCCGCGTGGCTGGAACGGCTCGGTGAGATCACCGCCCGGACCCTGGTGCTGGCCGGCGGCCCATCCAGCCACGTCGCCCAGGAAGGCATCGCCGAACTGGCCGGCCGCCTCCCCGACGGGCGGGTGGTGACCATCCCGGTGGGGCACCTGATCCACCACGCGGCCCCGGGGGAGTTCCTGGCGGCGGTCTCACCGTTCCTGCTCGCGGACGGGGAGTTCGGCCCCGGTTCCTGA
- a CDS encoding roadblock/LC7 domain-containing protein: MLKPRYDRRQLAALESTLLAELRVLRLRVPHLAGGLVAGVNGLLLAHDTHDTDPDGLAALTATALGVAQRLADATGQGEFRESLFRGEHGFIATYAAGPNCVLTLLSHPDVSIGRLRLEGRRSAQRLAEVLRGGEPQASSP, encoded by the coding sequence ATGCTGAAGCCGCGCTACGATCGGCGCCAACTCGCGGCCCTGGAGAGCACCTTGCTCGCCGAACTGCGCGTCTTGCGGCTGCGCGTGCCGCACCTGGCCGGCGGCCTGGTCGCGGGGGTGAACGGTCTGCTGCTCGCCCACGACACCCACGACACCGACCCGGACGGCCTGGCCGCGCTCACCGCGACCGCGCTCGGGGTGGCCCAGCGGTTGGCCGATGCCACCGGCCAGGGAGAGTTCCGCGAGTCGCTCTTCCGCGGCGAGCACGGCTTCATCGCGACCTACGCGGCCGGACCGAACTGCGTCCTGACACTGCTCTCGCACCCCGACGTGAGCATCGGCCGGCTACGGCTGGAGGGGCGCCGCTCCGCGCAGCGCCTCGCCGAGGTACTGCGCGGGGGCGAGCCGCAAGCCTCCTCCCCCTAG
- a CDS encoding DUF6011 domain-containing protein, which yields MSDLSAVGPGPSPVPSPVPGPGRSRAPGPDASSGPGPEAAQRLPGTAVQERLAELVTCRGCGRLLHDPESRMLRLGPGCRHTGGEPVRRHEVAQDALPGL from the coding sequence GTGAGCGATCTGTCGGCGGTAGGCCCTGGACCGAGTCCCGTACCGAGTCCCGTACCGGGACCTGGGCGGAGTCGTGCCCCGGGGCCCGACGCGAGTTCTGGGCCGGGTCCCGAGGCGGCGCAGCGACTGCCCGGAACGGCGGTCCAGGAGCGGCTGGCCGAGCTGGTCACCTGCCGTGGCTGCGGGCGGCTGCTGCACGACCCCGAGTCGCGGATGCTCCGGTTGGGCCCCGGGTGCCGCCACACCGGTGGTGAGCCGGTGCGGCGGCACGAGGTGGCGCAGGACGCGCTGCCCGGACTGTGA
- a CDS encoding DinB family protein: MTTVNDVPERWSQASVYPDMWADPDKDPRSSDGALPEGELATLRDFLTSYRLTLLMKCEGLDPEQLTHRSVPPSTMSLLGLVRHLAEVERDWRNWVQPADPAPKLYGAGDGDFEGALAEQGLVDGAFADLAREQAATDAALAGCTDLGARVGHDGLPVRGLWVHRIEEYARHCGHADLLRERVDGRVGQ, from the coding sequence ATGACCACGGTGAACGACGTACCCGAGCGGTGGAGCCAGGCGAGCGTCTACCCCGACATGTGGGCGGACCCGGACAAGGACCCCCGGAGCAGCGACGGAGCCCTCCCGGAGGGCGAGTTGGCGACGCTGCGGGACTTCCTGACGAGCTACCGGCTGACCCTGCTGATGAAGTGCGAGGGACTGGATCCGGAACAGCTGACGCACCGGTCGGTGCCGCCGTCGACCATGTCCTTGCTGGGACTGGTCCGCCATCTCGCCGAGGTGGAGCGGGATTGGCGCAACTGGGTCCAGCCGGCGGACCCGGCGCCGAAGCTGTACGGCGCGGGTGACGGCGACTTCGAGGGAGCCTTGGCGGAGCAGGGGCTGGTCGACGGCGCGTTCGCCGATCTCGCCCGCGAACAGGCCGCGACCGACGCTGCGCTGGCCGGGTGCACGGATCTCGGTGCGCGGGTGGGTCACGACGGCCTCCCCGTCCGCGGGCTGTGGGTCCACCGGATCGAGGAGTACGCCCGCCACTGCGGGCACGCCGATCTGCTGCGCGAACGCGTCGACGGCCGGGTGGGGCAGTAG